A stretch of DNA from Bacillus sp. NP157:
TGGTGCTATCGCCGGGTGCGCCGAGCTTCGACCAGTTCCGCGACTATGCGGAGCGGGGGAAGCGATTCGCGCAGCTGGCTGGGTTCGACGCGCGGGCGGCGGGTATCCAGGGGTTGGGCGTCGCTTAGCGGGTGTAGGAGCGCGCCCGCGCGCGAAAGCCAACGAAGCAAGGAAGCCGGTGCTTCCGCGCCCGTCGCTCAATCCTGCGTAGCCTTCAACAACGTTCCGACCACCGCTGCCAGCGCCGCGTACAACTCCGGCGGCACGTCGTCGCGCAAACGCACCGCGGCCAGCAAGGTCGCGATCTGCGGATCCAGCTGCGGGGCGAGGCCCAGCTGCTGGGCACGTTCGAGCAAGGCCTTCACGCCATCGGCGTCGATGCGTTGGGTGTTGCCACTGCTGGTAGGCGTTGCCAGCCGCAGCGTGACGCTGCGGCGCGGTGAGGGGAGCGACTGGCTCATGCGCGTGCTTCGAGGAGGACGGCGCTGTAGGCGCTCGTCGGCACGGGCAGGCCGTGCATGCAGGCAAAGTGGTCCAGCTGCAGGTTGCTCTTCTCGAGCACGCGACGCAGTGGGGTGAATTCGTTCTCGAGCCGGCTGACGGTTTCCGCGTACTGCGCCCACAGGCGCACGGACACACGGCTGCCGCGTAGCTGGATCTCGCCCTGGACGGCGCCGAGCGTCGGCGGGTCGATGGCGAAACCGACCGTCCACAGGCCCTCGGGCTCGCCCGGCGCGGGCTTGCCTTCTTCGATACGCAGCTGCAGGACGTCGTAACCACGCACGCCCGCCAGCGGGATCTCGATCATCCAGAGGCCGGACTGCGGCTGCGATTCGAGCTGGCCGATCTCCACGCGCGACAAGGCCGCGCGCACGTCGGTGCGCAAATGCGAGATCAGTCCATCGACACTGTCTTCTTCGACCGCCAGCTCTTCGGCACGCGGCTGCGCCACCAGCGCGCGCTTGCCCAGCGGGGGCGGCGTATCGGTGAACGGACGCGACGGCGCCTGGATCATCGCCTGGCGGGTCTGCGGGATATCGGTCAGCGCGCGGCGCAGGAGCAGCAGCGCGGCCTTGAAATCGTCGCTGGCCGGTGCCTGGTCGTCTGGCTGGGCCAGGTGCGATTCGAGGAAGGCGCCGCTCTTGGCGATCGCCTGCTTCATGCCGTCGGGCGTGCCCAGGTCGTCCGGCTGGCTGATCGCGCTTTCCAGCGTGGCCAGCGCCGCACGCAGCGGCTCCGGCAACGCACGGGCGATCGGCCGGCGGGCGAGGGTGGAGAGCACGCCGAGCAACTGGGAATACCCATTCTGTTGCGGCAGGCGTTCGCGCAGGCCCTGCATGGCCACGCGCTCGTCGGTGTTGCCGAGCACGACTTCCAGCTGCGGCTGCGCGCCCTGGGTCAGCACCCGCACGGAGAACTGCTGCGGCAGGGAGGTCCCGGCGGCATCCGCCTCGACCGCCATGCCACCGATATCCAGCAGGATCTTCCCCGCCTCGGTCGGACCCAGCAGCCGGGCAGCGAGCAGCGTGCCCACGGCCCAGGTCTGGGTCGAGGCCGCCGTGGTACCCGCTACCGCACCGGCCCATAACTGGGCGGCGAGGCTGGTCGGCTGGATGATCAAGGGCAGGTCCTCCGTGGGGCCTGGGCGAGCCGGGATGGGCACGCTCCTGTGTGTCGTAAGAATCGGCTGGATTAGGGAAAGCTTTAGCGCGGCGGGTGTTGGTGGGCGCGACTGTCAGGCGCCGAAGGCGCCGGCTAACCCGCTACAATGCCCCCCATGAGCAACCTCCCTTTCGAACTCCTCGCCACCGATGGCGCGGCGCGGCGTGGCCGTTTGCGCTTTGGGCGTGGCACCGTGGAAACCCCGGCCTTCATGCCCGTGGGCACCTATGGCTCGGTCAAGGCGATGACCCCGCGCGACGTGCTGGACACCGGCGCCGAGATCATCCTCGGCAACACCTTCCACCTGTTCCTGCGTCCGGGCCTGGACATCGTCGGCCAGTTCGGCGGCCTGCATAAGTTCATCGGCTGGGACAAGCCGATCCTTACCGATTCGGGCGGTTTCCAGGTCTTCTCGCTGGCGCACAAGCGCAAGATCACCGAAGAAGGCGTCACCTTCGCCTCGCCGGTCGACGGTTCGAAGGTGTTCCTGTCGCCCGAAGTCTCGATGCAGATCCAGACCGTGCTCGACTCCGACGTCGCGATGATCTTCGACGAGTGCACCCCGTATCCGGCGACGGAGAAGGTGGCCTCCGATTCCATGGAGCTCAGCCTGCGCTGGGCGGAGCGTTCGCGCCGCGCCTTCAACGACCTGAAGAACCCGAACAACCTGTTCGGCATCGTCCAGGGCAGCACCTTCGAGAACCTGCGCCGTCGCTCCGTGGAGCAGCTGGTGGACATCGGCTTCGATGGTTACGCCGTGGGCGGTCTCGCCGTGGGTGAGCCCGAGGCCGAGCGCAACCACACGCTGGACTTCACCCTGCCGCTGCTGCCGAAGGATCGCCCGCGCTACCTGATGGGCGTGGGCCGGCCCGAGGACATCGTGGAAGCCGTGCGTCGCGGCATCGACATGTTCGACTGCGTGATGCCGACCCGGAATGCGCGGAACGGCTTCCTGTTCACCGATGAAGGCACGTTGCGCATCCGCAACGCGAAGTTCGCGACCGATACCCGCGTGATCGAGGAAGGCTGCGACTGCTACGCCTGCGCCAACGGCTTCAGCCGGGCCTACCTGCGCCATCTGGACCGCTGCAACGAGATCCTCGGCAGCCAGCTGGCCACGATGCACAACCTGCGCCACTACCAGCGCCTGATGGCCGGCCTGCGCGGCGCGATCGAGGCCGGCAGCCTCGACGACTTCGTCGCCGCGTTCTACGCCGCCCGCCAGCGCCCAAACCCGTAGGAGCGCGCCTGCGCGCGAAAAACCAACCCACCGGCACGGCCACCCTTGCCCCCGCCCCCCATCGCCCCCAAAGCCTTGTGGCGGCGCGGTACACCGCCGCCGGGGGCGTGGCATAATCCACGATCTTTTTACGCGAGCAGCCGCTTTTCCTTGGCTGTTCCATGACTTGCGAGAAATCTGATGAGCTTCGTGACGTTTGCCGCCATTGCCCAGGCTGCCCCGGCTGCCGCCCCCCAGCAGGGCGCGCTCGGCTTTTCGCCCCTGATCATGATGGTGGTGCTGTTCGGCATCTTCTATTTCATGATGATTCGCCCGCAGATGAAGCGTCAGAAGGAACACCGCGCGCTGCTGTCGGCCCTGGGCAAGGGCGACGAAGTGGTGATGAACGGTGGCCTCGCCGGTCGCATCGAGGAAGTGGGCGATTCCTTCGTCAAGGTCGAGATCGCACCGGGCGTGGTCGTCCAGATGCAGAAGGGTGCCGTCACCCAGGTGCTGCCGAAGGGCAGCCTCAAGAAGAACTGAGTTTTCTCTCAGACGCGTCAGCCGCGGCCGCCGGGCGGTCGCACCCATGGAATGTAAGGCATGAGTGATTTTCCACGCTGGAAGTACGCGCTTGTCGTGATCGTGTTGCTGGTCGGCATCGTGTATGCGCTGCCGAACGTCTTCCCGCCCCAGCCGGCGGTGCAGATTTCGGGTAACCACGGCACCGCGGTGGACGCGGCACTGAAGAGCAAGGTCGACGGCATGCTGGCCACCGCGAAGGTGCCGGCGCTCGCCGTCGATGTGAATGAGAAGGATGGTCGCCTGCTGGCTCGCTTCGGCAGTGTCGACCAGCAGGCCAAGGCCGCCGACGCGCTGCGCGTGGGCCTGGGCGACAACTACACGGTGGCGCTGAACCTCGCGTCCACGGTGCCGTCGTGGCTGCGCTCGCTGCATGCGAACTCGATGCCGCTGGGCCTCGACCTGCAGGGCGGCGTGCACTTCCTCATGGAAGTGGACCAGAACGCGGTCATCGACACCCAGGAAAACCGCTACACCGACGACATCCGCGCGCTGCTGCACGACAAGGCCGTGCAGTACGACTCGGTCACGCGCAATGCGCGCGGCCAGGGCGTCAGCGTCGTGCTGCGTTCCGACAGCGAGCGGCAGAAGGCCGCGGCGTTGATCGGTGCGGACTATCCGGACCTGGCTGTCACCGACGGCGCCACCGGCGACAACCGCTTCGTGCTCACCGCCGCCGTCAAGCCGGCCAAGCTGCGCGAGATGGCGCAGAGCACGATCACCCAGAACGTCACCACCCTGCGCCAGCGCGTGAACCAGCTGGGCGTGTCCGAGCCGCTGATCCAGCAGCAGGGCGCCAACCAGATCATCGTCGACCTCGCCGGCGTCCAGGACACCGCCGAGGCCAAGAAGATCATCGGTGCGACGGCCACGCTGCAGTATCGCGCCGGCCTGTACACCCCGGCCCAGGCCATGGACGCCGCCCGTTCGGGCAGCGTGCCGCCGGATGCCAAGCTGTACTTCGACCAGGACCACCAGCCGCGCCTGCTCAGCAAGAAGATCATCGCCAGCGGCGATGAGCTGATCACCGCCACCTCGGGCCGCGATACGCAGAACGGCACGCCGAACGTCAGCGTCACGCTGAACGCCGCCGGCGCCCGCAAGATGCAGGAGTTCACCAACGACAACGTCGGCAAGCCGATGGCGGTGCTCTACATCACGCGTACGCTGGAGACCAAGCTGGTCGACGGCAAGGAAGTGAAGACGCCGAAGATCACCGAAGAGGTGATCAACTACGCCAACATCTCCGGTCCGTTCGGCAAGAACTTCCAGACCAACGGCCTGCGTTCGGATTCGGAAGCGTCCGAGCTCGCCCTGCTGCTGCGCGGCGGTTCGCTCGCCGCCCCGGTGGACATCGTCGGTGAAAGCGTCATCGGCCCGAGCCTGGGCGCGGACAACATCGACAAGGGCTTCAAGGCAGTGATGCTCGGCCTCGGCCTCGTGCTGGTGGCCGCGGCGATCTACTACAAGTTGTTCGGCATCGTCGCCGACATCGCCCTGTTCCTTAACCTGGTGCTGCTGGTGGCCGTCATGTCGGCCATCGGCGTGACGCTGACGATGCCCGGCATCGCCGGTATCGTGCTGACGCTGGGTATGGCGATCGACGCCAACGTGCTGATCTGCGAACGCATCCGCGAGGAACTGCGCAACGGGTCGTCGCCACTGGCCTCGATCCGCACGGGTTACGACAAGGCGTGGGCGACCATCCTCGATGCCAACGTCACCCACCTGCTGGCCGCACTGGGCCTGATGACCATGGGTTCGGGTCCGATCAAGGGCTTCGGCGTCACCCTGTTCATCGGTATCCTCACCTCGATGTTCACCTCGGTGACCGTCACCCATGCCATCACGGCGCTGATCCACGGCGGCCGCAAGCTCAAGACCCTGTCGGTCTGAGGGGAGATACGCCATGGAAATCTTCAATCACAACGCCAATTTCAACTTCCTCGGCCTGCGCAAGTTCAGCATCGGCCTCGCCGTCCTGCTGATGCTGGGTTCGATCGGCCTGATCGTCACCAAGGGCTTCAACTACGGCCAGGACTTCCTGGGCGGCGTTGCCGTCGACGTGACCTACCAGAACCCGGTGGATACCAACGACGTCCGCCAGACGCTGATGACGGCCGGCCTCGAAAACCCGCTGGTCCAGGCTGTCGGTGGCACGCGCGAAGTCACCGTGCGCCTGCAGCCGAAGGACGACCACGGCTCGAC
This window harbors:
- a CDS encoding flagellar hook-length control protein FliK; its protein translation is MIIQPTSLAAQLWAGAVAGTTAASTQTWAVGTLLAARLLGPTEAGKILLDIGGMAVEADAAGTSLPQQFSVRVLTQGAQPQLEVVLGNTDERVAMQGLRERLPQQNGYSQLLGVLSTLARRPIARALPEPLRAALATLESAISQPDDLGTPDGMKQAIAKSGAFLESHLAQPDDQAPASDDFKAALLLLRRALTDIPQTRQAMIQAPSRPFTDTPPPLGKRALVAQPRAEELAVEEDSVDGLISHLRTDVRAALSRVEIGQLESQPQSGLWMIEIPLAGVRGYDVLQLRIEEGKPAPGEPEGLWTVGFAIDPPTLGAVQGEIQLRGSRVSVRLWAQYAETVSRLENEFTPLRRVLEKSNLQLDHFACMHGLPVPTSAYSAVLLEARA
- the tgt gene encoding tRNA guanosine(34) transglycosylase Tgt, which codes for MPPMSNLPFELLATDGAARRGRLRFGRGTVETPAFMPVGTYGSVKAMTPRDVLDTGAEIILGNTFHLFLRPGLDIVGQFGGLHKFIGWDKPILTDSGGFQVFSLAHKRKITEEGVTFASPVDGSKVFLSPEVSMQIQTVLDSDVAMIFDECTPYPATEKVASDSMELSLRWAERSRRAFNDLKNPNNLFGIVQGSTFENLRRRSVEQLVDIGFDGYAVGGLAVGEPEAERNHTLDFTLPLLPKDRPRYLMGVGRPEDIVEAVRRGIDMFDCVMPTRNARNGFLFTDEGTLRIRNAKFATDTRVIEEGCDCYACANGFSRAYLRHLDRCNEILGSQLATMHNLRHYQRLMAGLRGAIEAGSLDDFVAAFYAARQRPNP
- the yajC gene encoding preprotein translocase subunit YajC is translated as MSFVTFAAIAQAAPAAAPQQGALGFSPLIMMVVLFGIFYFMMIRPQMKRQKEHRALLSALGKGDEVVMNGGLAGRIEEVGDSFVKVEIAPGVVVQMQKGAVTQVLPKGSLKKN
- the secD gene encoding protein translocase subunit SecD — translated: MSDFPRWKYALVVIVLLVGIVYALPNVFPPQPAVQISGNHGTAVDAALKSKVDGMLATAKVPALAVDVNEKDGRLLARFGSVDQQAKAADALRVGLGDNYTVALNLASTVPSWLRSLHANSMPLGLDLQGGVHFLMEVDQNAVIDTQENRYTDDIRALLHDKAVQYDSVTRNARGQGVSVVLRSDSERQKAAALIGADYPDLAVTDGATGDNRFVLTAAVKPAKLREMAQSTITQNVTTLRQRVNQLGVSEPLIQQQGANQIIVDLAGVQDTAEAKKIIGATATLQYRAGLYTPAQAMDAARSGSVPPDAKLYFDQDHQPRLLSKKIIASGDELITATSGRDTQNGTPNVSVTLNAAGARKMQEFTNDNVGKPMAVLYITRTLETKLVDGKEVKTPKITEEVINYANISGPFGKNFQTNGLRSDSEASELALLLRGGSLAAPVDIVGESVIGPSLGADNIDKGFKAVMLGLGLVLVAAAIYYKLFGIVADIALFLNLVLLVAVMSAIGVTLTMPGIAGIVLTLGMAIDANVLICERIREELRNGSSPLASIRTGYDKAWATILDANVTHLLAALGLMTMGSGPIKGFGVTLFIGILTSMFTSVTVTHAITALIHGGRKLKTLSV